In a single window of the Mustelus asterias chromosome 3, sMusAst1.hap1.1, whole genome shotgun sequence genome:
- the LOC144491371 gene encoding E3 ubiquitin-protein ligase DDB_G0292642-like codes for MEGEEKRYDPKDTTLKFVKRKDEVTGDDDPDVLRVEMSCGHAVDPNSLTLWCRSLIDQSHFTFHCPAEKEGTKEKCNKQWSYVEVRRHALLTDEEQMYFEEKVATLAAAKYCEYKWCPECKSCIERKDLTNLSVRCTICTTEKRKSYEFCWQCMKEWKGRAPRSDRCDNEDCTNIQLETLINCGTKILEYSNITCPKIRACPTCGMLIERKEMCKYIICTRCKVEFCFVCLQSKLICSKSSNYSNACAKPVAPKQTSIPAWNRTSNSNASSAAESSWCTIS; via the exons ATGGAAGGCGAGGAGAAGCGCTATGATCCTAAAGACACCACTTTGAAATTTGTAAAGAGAAAGGACGAGGTCACAG GAGATGATGACCCAGATGTTCTGAGAGTAGAAATGTCCTGTGGACATGCTGTCGACCCCAATTCACTCACTTTATGGTGTCGGAGCCTGATAGACCAG AGTCATTTCACATTCCACTGCCCTGCTGAAAAGGAAGGCACTAAGGAGAAATGTAACAAGCAGTGGTCTTACGTGGAGGTTCGCAGGCATGCATTGCTGACTGATGAGGAACAGATGTATTTTGAAGAGAAGGTTGCCACACTCGCTgctgcaaaatactgtgaatacaAATGG tgccctgaatgtaaaagTTGCATTGAACGTAAAGACCTGACAAACCTGTCAGTCAGATGTACAATTTGTACGACCGAGAAAAGAAAGTCTTATGAATTCTGCTGGCAATGTATGAAGGAGTGGAAGGGCCGAGCACCACGATCAGATCGATGTGACAATGAAGACTGCACCAATATCCAGCTGGAAACCCTAATAAACTGCGGCACAAAGATTTTAGAATACAGCAACATTACCTGTCCCAAAATCCGTGCATGTCCTACATGCGGAATGCTCATAGAGCGTAAAGAAATGTGCAAATATATCATATGCACTAGATGTAAAGTAGAATTTTGTTTTGTGTGCCTTCAGAGTAAACTAATTTGCAGCAAATCATCTAACTATTCTAATGcatgtgctaaacctgtggcaccAAAGCAAACCAGTATTCCTGCATGGAATCGTACTTCAAATTCAAATGCTTCCAGTGCTGCTGAGTCCTCTTGGTGTACAATCAGTTAA